In Synechococcus sp. KORDI-100, a single window of DNA contains:
- a CDS encoding Fur family transcriptional regulator, which translates to MTLPPATVTENGVLQKGLHQDGRRLTPQRKRVLELFERLGTGNHLSAEDVHQQLAQLQMKVSLATVYRTLRLLADMGFLQELELSEGGRRFELAADDHRDHHHVVCIRCGRTEEFESEPVLAAGEMAARGFGFKLIESTLNVRAICPDCQG; encoded by the coding sequence GTGACGCTCCCTCCCGCCACAGTCACCGAGAACGGTGTCCTTCAGAAGGGTCTTCATCAGGACGGACGTCGTCTGACGCCTCAGCGCAAGCGAGTTCTCGAATTGTTCGAGCGACTGGGCACCGGCAATCACCTCAGCGCTGAAGACGTGCATCAGCAGCTGGCACAACTGCAGATGAAGGTGTCGCTGGCCACGGTGTACCGAACATTGCGGCTGCTGGCAGACATGGGGTTTCTGCAGGAGCTGGAGCTCAGTGAGGGAGGTCGACGCTTTGAACTGGCGGCTGACGACCACAGGGACCATCACCATGTGGTGTGCATCCGCTGCGGCCGTACCGAAGAGTTCGAAAGCGAACCGGTGCTGGCCGCCGGTGAGATGGCTGCCAGAGGTTTCGGGTTCAAGCTGATCGAATCCACCTTGAACGTCCGGGCCATCTGCCCTGATTGCCAGGGCTGA
- a CDS encoding GLTT repeat protein: MGESGGHCGSKPKRIAIGVAPLATISIGIVPMGVICIGVVPMGVVSIGVVAMGVINIAIVGMGLLAVGVNTMGVITAGPMSMGLIQIRSTTNPRYLAYPSKEQAEEQAEKIGCSGVHRMGETYWMPCKEHPQ, encoded by the coding sequence ATGGGTGAATCCGGCGGACACTGCGGCAGCAAGCCGAAGCGCATTGCAATTGGTGTGGCTCCTCTGGCCACGATTTCGATCGGGATTGTGCCGATGGGCGTGATCTGCATCGGTGTGGTGCCGATGGGCGTGGTGTCGATTGGCGTCGTGGCGATGGGTGTGATCAACATCGCCATCGTCGGCATGGGGCTCCTGGCTGTCGGCGTCAACACGATGGGTGTGATCACGGCCGGCCCGATGAGCATGGGCCTGATCCAGATCCGTTCCACCACCAATCCCCGCTATCTCGCATACCCCTCAAAGGAGCAGGCGGAGGAGCAGGCCGAGAAGATTGGCTGCAGTGGTGTGCACCGCATGGGTGAGACCTACTGGATGCCATGCAAGGAACACCCGCAGTGA